The genomic region TAGTTCCACTCAGGTCCCACTGGCTGCTTGGGGTTCCCGTTAACTGGTTTTCTGTCACGATCGCATTCGACATTCAAAACCTCCCTAAAAGAAGACAGTCCTAAACACTTTAAATGGTTAATGGTTGATGGTTGTGATGATTTCGCCTGCCTAGTCCGTAAAAGACGGGTCTGCGAAGATGACCAGCCCCTTGGCTCGACGCGCCTTGATCTGGATCGGCGCGCACGGGACCGAGCCATAGGAGTCGAAAATGCAGTGATCACCTTTTTTGGGGCTCAACCAGCTCTTGCATTGAGGGCAATGATAAATGCGAAGGGGGCTCTCGATGGGCATTCCCCTTTGCTCCACCGTCCCGCACACCGGACACTGCACCGAAGAAATGTAGCTGACGCCGTCCCAGTTGGGGTTCTGTATCCTGGACAGTATACCGGTCTTTGCGGTTACAACGGCATTCGCGGTTGTTCCGGTAGTGGAAACTAGTACACTGGGAACAGAAGTTATTCCAAACGCGCGGCCGGCAAAAGCTATCGCCGCCATGGCCAAACTACTGATTTTCAAGAACTCACGGCGATTCCTCTTCACAGTTTTCTCCCCCACGATTTGCGAGCAAAATTAATCACGGCGGCGATCCTAACGTGCAAGTTCTAGAAAAGTAAAGGCCACGGGTAGAAAGGGTCATAGGCACCATAAGACAACACAAAAATCCGCATTTTCGTTAACGCAGCGACCCGCCTCCTCAGCAGGCTGTTAAGAGGCTGAAGGGTCTGTCCTTCGCTCGGGAACGTCAACATCGGTGTTGCTGCCGGGTAGCGTTCTATTCCTGCACGCAACTTATTCTAAAAGGATTTTGAGAACGGGTCAGTGAGTTGGCGGGATACCCGTTCCGATTTCAACCCGGGCGTCTATTCTTTAGCTGAATCCCTTTAGCTGAATCCCCTGATAAGCATGCGCGGCTGGTGTAATTATTTACGATTATGATAAGCGCTGGCATGGTAGTCAAGAGGGTTCTGATGTAATTTTCGTTGCGCCGGTGATGCTTCTGTGAGGCGAGAGGCGGTACAAGGTTTAAGGTGCCGGAACCGCGGCGCAACTTCCGGACGCGACGGTTAAGACCGATTGTCTCTTAACTTCTCCGTTATCTCAAGCCCCTGGACGGCCGCAATCGCCGTCTCGAATCAGTTATCCAGGCGCCGGCGGGTCTCGCTGTTTTATTTGCGCCCGCGCCCCGAAGCGCGGCCTGCGGGTATCTCGGGCGCTCAACATCCAGGCTCCGTGGTTGGTTGAGGCTGCGAGCATTCCATTGCGATCCGGCCTTTGGCCAGGTCTCGACGTTGTTCCGGGGGTACCCCCGCCCGGTTCGGCGACGTCCGAACGCACCGAGGCCGGCGCAGCAACCCGGAGACGCCCCGCCGGCAGCGCGGGAGCGGGTTCGCTTTAAGGGACCGCGACGGTTGGCGACGGCTCGACGCACCCGCGTAAAACCATTGCAGATATTTCTAATGATTATTGTAAATATCCCGTAAACGCCATACATGAATATCATAAGAGAATGCAAGGATGGTATTCTTACATGGACGTATCGATTCGCCACCATGGGTATGGCTGCCTTGTTCTGTGCAGCGCATGCGCAAGCCGCCCAGAGCGTTACACTGGCTTGGAATCCCAATTCCGCCTCCGGCATCGCCGGCTATCGCGTGCATTACGGGACTTCGAGCGGCAACTACACTCAGACCAGCGACGTGGGAAATGCCACAACCGCCACGGTCGCCAACCTGACCAGTGGAAAGACCTACTTTTTCGCAGTCACTGATTACAACGGCGGGGGGATTGAGAGTTCGCCCTCGAATGAAGTAACTTTCACCGCCTCCGCGAGTACGCCGGTAAGCCTCTTCAGCGCCAGCGCGGTGCCGGCCATCGTGACGGTGTCCGACCCCAACTCGGTGGAGTTGGGCTGCAAGTTCCAGGCGTCCGCCACGGGCAAGATCACGGGCGTCCGTTTTTACAAAGGCCCGCAGAACGTCGGCACGCACGTGGCGAATGTGTGGAGTTCCACCGGAACCCTTCTGACCTCAGCGACCTTCTCGTCGGAATCCGCAAGCGGGTGGCAACAGGTAAACCTCGCAAACCCAGTCTCCGTCACTTCCGGCACGACTTACATCGTGTCCTATCACACTGCGGGCTACTATTCCGCAGACGCCAATTACTTCAATACCTCGCGCACCAACGGTTACTTGACGGCCCCGGCCAGCGCGGCGAGCGGCGGCAACTGCGTTTACGCGTACGGTACATCGAGCACCTTTCCGTCATCTACCTACAATGCGAACAACTATTGGGTTGACGTCGTCTTTGCGCCGGGAACCTGAGCTCGGTACAGCTGCGTCGAGCTTGATGCTGGCGCAGCAAAGTTGATGCAACTTGTTGACGGCGTAGAATGAACCACACTCGCACGACCAGGCCCGGGCCGCGGCGCTCGGGTCTCTGGCGGGGTACGCCGAACGTTTTCGCACCCGATTCTAACCTTAGGCCCGCCCGGTCACCCTCAGCGGCCGACTGCCGCGCCGTCCACGATGCCCCCACCCCCCGCACAATGGAAGTTCGCATGCGCTGACGCGGAGCAGGACGGCCGGCGGCGCTCAGAAGTTAAAGAGCTTCTCCGGAACGTAGATCACGTCGCCGCCGCTGACATAAACCGCGCGGCTGGGCACGCCCTTCAGCACCGGCCGCAAATCAAACAGCTGGGTTTGATGTTCGCCGTTGACGAGACGAATGAGGGAAACCTTTTTCAGGTTGGCGTCCGGGGCAAATCCACCCGCCTCCATGATGGCCTCAAGCAGCGTGGCCGGACGTTCGAATACGATCTTACCGGGCTTCTGTACGGCGCCGGAGACGACCACCGGGATGGCCCGGCTCTCCAAGGCCACGACAACTTCGCTGTTCTGAAGTTGCGGCTTATAAAGGCGGCTCAGCTCAATCTGCAACTGCCCAA from Verrucomicrobiota bacterium harbors:
- a CDS encoding DUF4082 domain-containing protein yields the protein MNIIRECKDGILTWTYRFATMGMAALFCAAHAQAAQSVTLAWNPNSASGIAGYRVHYGTSSGNYTQTSDVGNATTATVANLTSGKTYFFAVTDYNGGGIESSPSNEVTFTASASTPVSLFSASAVPAIVTVSDPNSVELGCKFQASATGKITGVRFYKGPQNVGTHVANVWSSTGTLLTSATFSSESASGWQQVNLANPVSVTSGTTYIVSYHTAGYYSADANYFNTSRTNGYLTAPASAASGGNCVYAYGTSSTFPSSTYNANNYWVDVVFAPGT
- a CDS encoding polysaccharide export protein → MDKSLKATNGTGAAVGFLRGQLAGDATCLIQRQGPGIAQAAVLVFLAFLLLCTGCQTPHRSAALPKQSAGQMPGVLGSGDVVRVSFTGAPELNQTQRIGSDGKISLPLVGEIYAAGKSVGQLQIELSRLYKPQLQNSEVVVALESRAIPVVVSGAVQKPGKIVFERPATLLEAIMEAGGFAPDANLKKVSLIRLVNGEHQTQLFDLRPVLKGVPSRAVYVSGGDVIYVPEKLFNF